GCATGGCACCCTCGCCCGGGCCACACGTCCGGCTCGTGTTGGGACAGCCGGGACCGACGAGCATGGCCTCGGCGACGACAACGGGAGAGACGCCGTCGAGGTCGGGGACCACCTCCCCAGACGTGAGCGCACCCCCGACCGCCGTCGACGAGTGGCATGCCGCGCAGTGGTCGAGATACAGCTCCGCGCCTTCGGCGAGATCGCCCGCGGCGGGGCTCGGAGTGGGCACGCCCGGACCGGTTCCGCCGAACGTCTCGACGTGCCGAACGATCGCGTCGATGTCCGCCGCCTCGTACCGGGGCGACGCCTGGGCCGCTCTCATACCAGGATCGTCGAGCGGCATCCGCCCGGTCGCCAGCATGAAGTGCGTGTAGGCGCCCCCGTCGAGCGGCCCGTTCAGATCCGGGCCGAACGACGTGCCCTCGCCGGCGGAGCCGTGACACCATGCGCAATCGCGCTCGTACAGCTCGAGCCCGCGTTGCTCCGCGTTCACGTCGGAGGTGACGCCTGGAGGACGGAACGGCGTCGGCTCGTCACTCAAGGACGTGCACGCCGTCGCGAATCCCAGCGCTACCGCAACGAAGACCGCCGCGCGAGCGGTCACTTGACCCTCGCCGATCCGACGTCGAGGCCGTCGGTGCGGAGCCTGACGTCGGAGCCCTCCGCGCGGAGGTCCATCGTGCGGAAGGCGCCGAGCAGCACCGCGGCGATCGCCGCCAGGTACACGGCCGCGGGCGGGATCCACATCAGCGCCCCGGCGAGCTGCTGATCTTCAAGAGCGGTCAGTCCCCACAACGCCGGCCCGCCATGATGCACCGAGTACAACGGCGTCGACGCGAACACCAGCAGCGCGCCGAGGAGAGCTCCCTGGAGCGCGAACGCGACCAGGAACAGTGCGCGACCGAACGCGTTCGACACGTCTCGTCGCTCCCTGCGCAACGCCACGGACCACGCGAGCATCGACGCGACCAGGAACGATGCGTGCTCCAGCGCGTGGACCGGCTCGCTCACGAGCGCCGCCTCGTACAGAGTCGGTGCGTGCCAGCTCCACATCGCCACCGTGACGATGCCGAACGCGACGAGCGGTCGCCGGAGCACGCGCGGGGCGAATGCGATCGCGGCTCGAGCGCGGGCGGCGCTTCGCCGGGAACGGGGGGGAAGCGCCGCGAGCCACGTCGCGACGGGCCTGCCGAGGATGAGCAACGGCGCCGCGACGACGATGAGCAGCACGTGCTGTGTCATATGCGCCGAGAACAGGCTCTCCGCGACCGCATCGAGCGGCGAGAGGAGGGCGACGCCGAGCGCGACGGTTCCCGCCCAGAACGCCGCCCCGCGCCGAGCAGACCATCGGCCCGACCGGCGGAGCCGCATCGAGCCGAGCGCGTACACGACGGCCGCCGTGGCGAGACCGAAAATGACCAACGGGTCGAACGACCATGCGCGCCACACGTCGTCGGGGCCGACGAGCGCGTGAGCGACGAGCGTCATACGGCCTCACATCCTTGGATCAGGCCGAGCGGTATGAAACTCACGGCGATCAACAACGTGAAGAGCGCGGCGGTCATGACGCCAGCGGTCGCCAGCCACGTCGCCCGTTGCCCGGGCGTCGCGTCCGGGATAGATCGGATCCGACGGAGCTCGATGAATGCGCCGACGCCTGTTGCCACCGTAAGCGCCAGGAGCCCGACGTTGACGATGGCGTTGAACTCGTTCACCTCGATGCCGAGGACGGCGCCGGCAGGTCGCGCGGCCGGCGAGCAGGCGATCACCTCACCGAATGCCCAGTTGGCCGTCAGTTGCACCGCCCACGCGGTCGGACCGACGAGCAGACCGAGCCATCCCCACGTCGACCGTGAGGTCCGGTCGCCTCGTGGCGCGTCCGGAGGG
This portion of the Actinomycetota bacterium genome encodes:
- a CDS encoding c-type cytochrome; this translates as MTARAAVFVAVALGFATACTSLSDEPTPFRPPGVTSDVNAEQRGLELYERDCAWCHGSAGEGTSFGPDLNGPLDGGAYTHFMLATGRMPLDDPGMRAAQASPRYEAADIDAIVRHVETFGGTGPGVPTPSPAAGDLAEGAELYLDHCAACHSSTAVGGALTSGEVVPDLDGVSPVVVAEAMLVGPGCPNTSRTCGPGEGAMPRFDLDERSVNSILRYIEYLQRPDDEGGAPIGRVGPVAEGAVALGVGVVVLLLLARWIGTRTGDRG
- a CDS encoding cytochrome c oxidase assembly protein, whose amino-acid sequence is MTLVAHALVGPDDVWRAWSFDPLVIFGLATAAVVYALGSMRLRRSGRWSARRGAAFWAGTVALGVALLSPLDAVAESLFSAHMTQHVLLIVVAAPLLILGRPVATWLAALPPRSRRSAARARAAIAFAPRVLRRPLVAFGIVTVAMWSWHAPTLYEAALVSEPVHALEHASFLVASMLAWSVALRRERRDVSNAFGRALFLVAFALQGALLGALLVFASTPLYSVHHGGPALWGLTALEDQQLAGALMWIPPAAVYLAAIAAVLLGAFRTMDLRAEGSDVRLRTDGLDVGSARVK